The Engystomops pustulosus chromosome 9, aEngPut4.maternal, whole genome shotgun sequence genome includes a window with the following:
- the LOC140077317 gene encoding uncharacterized protein — translation MVEQVILKEYNQIQEQLHSLDEVYIQYYSKQDEDSKNGEQLENKISEDEEIEAEVQPQASKKLEKAMGRPRNRFLALLRRPRRWIAGLRHRGTYIVNEEPSNEIPGPSHINMEDSMADSKGRKLLRVSQVFRNNMDHQTGNMVEQVILKEYKQIQEQLHSLDEVHIQYYSKQDEDSKNGEQLENKISEDEEIEAEVQPQASKKLEKAMGRPRNRFLALLRRPRRWIAGLKHRGTYIVNEEPSNEIPGPSHINMEDSMADSKDHCSSSRTCCILHNVRHLLNLTCR, via the exons ATGGTGGAGCAGGTAATCCTGAAAGAATATAACCAGATTCAGgagcagctccacagcctggatgAAGTGTACATCCAATACTACAGCAAACAGGATGAGGACAGCAAAAATGGTGAACAACTGGAGAATAAAATCTCAGAGGATGAAGAAATAGAGGCAGAAGTGCAACCACAGGCGTCAAAGAAGCTGGAGAAAGCTATGGGTAGACCAAGAAACCGCTTTTTAGCCCTGCTCCGGAGACCACGGAGGTGGATTGCTGGTCTCAGACACAGAGGAACCTATATCGTCAATGAGGAACCTTCTAATGAGATCCCTGGACCCAGTCATATCAACATGGAGGACAGTATGGCCGACAGCAAAGGTAGAAAATTACTAAGGGTCAGCCAGGTATTCAGAAACAACATGGATCATCAGACAGGCAACATGGTGGAGCAAGTCATCCTGAAAGAATATAAACAGATTCAGgagcagctccacagcctggatgAAGTGCACATCCAATACTATAGCAAACAGGATGAGGACAGCAAAAATGGTGAACAACTGGAGAATAAAATCTCAGAGGATGAAGAAATAGAGGCAGAAGTGCAACCACAGGCGTCAAAGAAGCTGGAGAAAGCTATGGGTAGACCAAGAAACCGCTTTTTAGCCCTGCTCCGGAGACCACGGAGGTGGATTGCTGGTCTCAAACACAGAGGAACCTATATCGTCAATGAGGAACCTTCTAATGAGATCCCTGGACCCAGTCATATCAACATGGAGGACAGTATGGCCGACAGCAAAG ATCACTGCTCCAGTTCAAGGACTTGCTGTATCCTCCATAATGTGAGACATTTACTGAACTTGACCTGCaggtag